TCGTACACCTCGACGCTCGAGCCCCGCGCCGCGCGCAGGGTCGCGACCTCGGGGTCGGCGACCGAGGCGACGACGACCTGGTGCGTGGACGCCAGCTGCCCGACGACGGGCAGCAGTCCCGTCTCGACCGCGGCCGGGTCGAGGGTCGTGAGCAGCACGACGAGCGCACGTTGCGAGAGCCGCTGATGGACCGCGCCGACCAGCCCGGGCCAGTCGGTCTCGAGGAGGGCGGGCTGGACCGGCGCGAGCGCGTCGGCGAGCGCGGGCATGAGCCGGGGACCCGCCGCACCGGCGACCCGGGCGCGCACCCCGCGGTCGTACGCGATGAGCTCGACGCGGTCGCCCGCGCGCCCCGCGAGGGCCGAGAGCAGCAGCGCCGCCTCGATGCTCGCGTCGAGCCGCGGCTCGTCGCCGATGCGCGCGGCCGACGTCCGGGACGTGTCCAGCACGATCAGGACGCGGCGGTCGCGCTCGGGGCGCCACGTCCGCACGACCATGTCCGCGCGGCGGGCCGAGGCCCGCCAGTCGATCGAGCGGACGTCGTCGCCGATCACGTACTCGCGCAGCGAGTCGAACTCGGTCCCCTCGCCGCGCACCTGGACGGCCGATCGACCGTCCATCTCGCGCAGCCGTGCGAGCCTGCTCGGCAGGTGGCGGCGCGAGGCGAACTCGGGGAGCACGCGCAGGCGCCCCGGGACCTCGAGCGAGACCTGACGGGCCGCGAGGCCGAGCGGACCGGCGGAACGGATCGTGACGGCGCCCGCCTCGCGGTCCCCGCGCCGGGTCGGGACGAGCGCGGTCAGCAGGCGCGCCGACTCCCCGGGGGGCAGGTCGACGGGGTGGCGGTTGCGCCCGGCGCCCGCCGACGGCGCCCAGGCGTCGCGCACCACGGCCCGCAGCCGCCGCCCGGTCAGGTTCGTCACGACGAGCTGCGACGTCGCGCGCCCCGTCAGACGTACCGAGCCGGGCACGCGCCGTTCCACCGCGACCTGGCGCGGGGAGGCCGCGAGCGTCACGTCGAGCGCGCACAGCGCCACCACGACGAGCGCCCAGAGCAGCACGGTGCCGTACGAGGGCACCACGAGGACCGCGACCACGCCCAGGGCCGCCAGCGCGACCGCGCGCCAGGTCAGAGCCATGTCATCCCTTCAGGCACGCGGCGCTCAGCGTGGGACCGGCACGGAGGCCAGCACCGTGTCGAGCACGCTCTCGGCGGTCACGCCCTCGAGCTCGGCCTCGGGGCGGAGCTGGACGCGGTGGCGCAGCGTCGGGTGGGCCAGGGCCTTGACGTCGTCGGGCGTGACGTACCCACGACCCGACAGCCACGCCCACGCGCGCGACGTCGCGAGGAGTGCCGTGGCACCACGGGGCGAGACACCGAGCGAGAGCGAGGGCGAGTGGCGGGTGGCGCGGCACAGGTCCACGGCGTAGCCGAGGACCTCGCGCGAGACCTGCACCTGGGCGACCTCGGCACGCGCGCGGTCGAGGACCTCGCGGCCCGCGACGGGGCGCACGCCCGCGGCGGCGAGGTCGCGCGGGTTGAAGCCCGCGGCGTGCCGCGCGAGGACCTCGATCTCCTGGTCGCGCTCGGGCAGCGGCAGGACGAGCTTGAGCAGGAAGCGGTCGAGCTGGGCCTCGGGGAGCGGGTAGGTGCCCTCGTACTCGACGGGGTTCTGCGTCGCGATGACGAGGAACGGGTCCGGCAGGAACCGCGGCGTCCCGTCGACCGAGACCTGTCGCTCCTCCATGGCCTCGAGCAGCGACGCCTGGGTCTTGGGGGGTGTGCGGTTGATCTCGTCGGCCAGCAGGAGGTTCGTGAAGACGGGGCCCTCGCGGAACGAGAACTCGGCCGTGCGCGCGTCGTACACGAGGGAGCCCGTGACGTCGCCCGGCATGAGGTCCGGCGTGAACTGGACGCGCTTGGTGTCCAGGTCGAGCGAGGCCGCGAGAGTGCGCACGAGCAGCGTCTTGGCGACGCCGGGCACGCCCTCGAGCAGCACGTGGCCCTTGCAGAGCATCGCGATGAGCAGGCTCGTCACGGCGGCGTCCTGCCCGACCACGGCCTTGCCGACCTCGGTCCGCACTGCGGCCAGGGCCGCGCGCAGCTCGTGCGAGGGGCCCGACGGCGCAGCCTGGGCGGGTGCGTCGGCGACGGTGGGCGGGGCCGGGGCCGCGGGCGCCGGAGGGACGGGGGCGCCGTACGCGGGCGGCTGCGCCGGGGGCTCGGCCTGGCCCTGGGGGTGGGCCGGAACCGGCGGCGCGGACTGCGGGGAAGGGGCCTGCGGCGGCGCGTAGCGGTCCGCGGGCTGCTGATAGGGGTTCGACCCCTCGGGGTGGTGCGTCACGGGTGGAAGACCTCGCTCTCCAACTGGTCAAGGTGACGCGCGAGCTCGAGCAGCGCTGCGTCGTCGGCGGGTGGTGGGCCGTACAAGAGGTGCGCGACCTGCTCGGCCGGGCGGTGCGTGGCACGGACGATCGCGTCGATCAGCGCGGGGGCGGCGGCGGACCGGGGCAGCCCCAGTCGCGAGGCCATGCGGTCGGCGCTGTGGGCGCGCAGGCCGGCCGCCGCGTGGCCTCGGGAGCGGGACCGGCGGTACAGGCGTCCCCGGCCGCGCGTCGTCTCGGACGCGCGGACGACGACCGGGAGGTCCTCGGTGACGAGCGGCCCGAGCCGGCGACCGCGCCAGAGGGCCGCGAACAGGGCGACCACCAGGAGCTGGACGAGGACGATCGAGACCCAGGGAGGCAGGACGGCCGCCCCGACCGAGGAGTCGCCCGTCGACGACGTGTCCAGGAGGTCGGGCACGAACCAGGTCAGGGTCTCGTGGCGACCGAGCGAGCGCAGGACGAGGGCGGCGTTGCCGTCCTGGTCGACACGGGCGTTCGTGACGAGCCGCGCGTCGTCGAACGCGACGACGCGGCGCTCGCCCTCGTGGACCAGGTAGGCCCCCGTGTCGGGCGGGCTGTCGTCGCCGGGGAAGCAGACGACCGAGCCGGGCCCGTTCGCGGTGAAGCCGAAGCCCGTGCTGCGGATCTCCTCGGCGGCGACCGCGTCGGGGTCGGTGCACTGCGGGCTCCGCAGGGAGTCGGGTGACGACCAGTCGTCGCCCAGGGACGCGGTCCCGTCGGTCGCGCTCTCGAGCAGGTCGTACCCCGGCTCGAGGAGCACCAGGTCGGCCTCGGTCGCGAGGAGTGCGTCGACCTGCTCGGGCAGGAGGTTGAGGTCGGACGTCACGAGGAGCGTCGTCCCGGCGTCGGCGCGCGCGACGGCGTCGGCGGTCGTGGTCACGTACCCGACCTCGACGCCCTGGTCGCCCAGCACCTGGGCCACGGCCCGGGCGCCGTTCGGTCCGGCGTTGTCAGGGGCGAGCGGGGTGCTCGAGACGGCGGGCCGCGACAACGCGGCGAGCCCCGCGACGATCGCGATCAGGAGGATCACGGCGAGCGGCCAGCGGGCCGCACGCCACCGGCGCGCGGCACGGGAGCCGGCCGTGGTGCCGTCGCCCATCACGCGGACCGGGAGGTACGCCGTGGTGACGGCCGCGCCGGCTGCGTCGGGGGCCGAGACCGGGGGCGGCGGTGCGTCGAGTCCGGTGGTCACCGGGAGCCTCCGGAGGGGGTCGGTGCCGGCGCGGCGGAGGGCGACGGGTCGACGTCCGACCCTGGACCGCCGGGCAGGTGGGCGGATGGCGTCGGCGTCGTGGCGAGGGTCGCGGCGTCCAGCTCGCGCAGCACCTGGTCGGCCGCGGGGCCCACCGACACCTTGCCGTACCGGACGTCGTCGAACAGGCGTGCGCCGGCTCCGAGCCGGTCGGAGAGTGCGGGGAGTCGCACGGCGGCTTCGTCCGCGGCCTCGTGGGCCGTGCGCCCGGGGCGCGGGTCCAGGATCACGCGCTCCTCGAGCGAGCGCACGACGGCGCGGTAGCGCTCGACGACGGCGGTCGGCCAGTCACCCGCCGAGGCGGCGGCGTCGGCCGCGTCGCGCAGGTCCTTGGCCGAGCGCTCGTCGTCGTCGAACACCGCGACCGACGGCCGAGCCTTGCGGGAGAGGCGGACCGGGCCCGTGACGACGTAGGCGACCACGGCCACCCCGAGGACGAGAGCGACGATCACGAGCGAGGCCAGGACAGGGTTCACGTCGAGGACCCGGACGTCGGTGAACAGCCCGGTCACCCAGTCGATGAAGCGCATCAGGAGCGAGGGCTGGTCCACGTACGCAGGGTCCAGGAGCTCCTCCTTCAACCACTGGCGCGCGGTGTCGGCGTCGGGGACGACCGGGACGTCCGTGCCGACGCCGCGGGGGAGGACGAGCCGTGCCGGGGCGACCGCCGCCCAGGCGGCGAGCGAGGCGGGTAGTGCGCCGGTCACGCGTGGTCGGTGTGCTCGTTGGCCGCAGCCGTGAGCTCGACGTCCAGCCCCTCACGACGCATGCGGACGTCGATGTAGAGCAACGAGACGACGCCTGCGAGGAACACCGCGCTGATGACTCCCGTGATGACCGAGCCCACGGACACCACCGCGTACATCGCGAGCGTGCTCCAGAACGAGAGCATGCCGCCGATGATCCCGAAGGGCTGCGAGACGAGCCACGTGATGGCACCGACGGCGACCGAGGCCAGGAGGTAGATCCCGAGCAGGCGCCAGAACGAACCGCGGGAGATCTTCCAGCCCCGCACGACGCCGCTCGCGAACCCTTGGCCCTCGAGGACCAGGGCCGGTGGGACCAGCAGCGTGCGCACGAGCATCCAGCCGCTGAAGACGGCGATGCCCAGCAGCCCGAGGAGCGCCACGGCGACGCCCAGGCCGACGTTCGCGGAGAACGCGAGGACCGTGAGGAGCAGGTAGACGAACCAGGCGGTGCCGAACACGACCGACCACAGGACCGAGAAGCCCAGGAGGGGCCAGATCTTGGACTTCGCCTGGGCCCAGACCTCGCTCGTGCTCGCCTTGCGGCCGATCACCGACTGACCCACCGAGGTGATGAGGAGCCCGTTGACGACGGGCATGGCCAGCGCCAGCACGATCGAGGACACCATGGTGACACCGAGGAGGGGGAACACGTCCGTCATGCCCGTGGCGCCGGGGCCGAGGTCGCCGTAGACCTCCGACTCCAGCCGGGCGAGCTGGGGCGAGAAGATCCCGCTGACCAGCACGCCCAGGCCGAGCCCGATGATCGTCGCGATCGCGATCACGACCGCGCTCATCCCGAGCATGACCTTGGGATTGGCGCGGATCGCGCCGAACGCACCGTCGAAGATCTCGCCGAGGCTCAGCGGACGCAGCGGGATGATGCCCGGCTTGTTCGCGGGCGGCGCGTAGGGCTTGCCCGCGAACGTGGGCGGGCCGTAGCCGGGTTGCTGGGGCGCGCCGTACTGCGGGGAGCCGTACTGGCCGGGCTGGCCGTACTGCCCGGGCTGACCGTACTGGCCCGGCTGGCCGTGCTGCGGCTGCCCCCACGCGTTCGAGGTGGGCTGAGGAGCTGGGGCGGGCTGGCCGTACTGACCGGGCTGGCCGTACTGACCGGGCTGACCGTACTGGCCGGGCGCCGAGGGCGGCCCGCCGGTGGGCGGCGTCGCTCCCGGGGGCTGCGGGGCGCGCTGGCCGTAGCGCGGGGTGTCGTCCGGTGCTGGCGTGCCGGCGTCGTCGGGCGTCGTCATCTGCTCTGCTGTCCCCGCTCGGTTCTGTCGGGCCCGTGGGCTCGTCCTGGTGAGGCCGTACGGGACGCCACGAGGGCGTCCGGCCCGGTAGCGGACCACCCTAGTACGGGGGACCGGAGGACGTGGCGGCCGGCCCGCTCGGGTGAACAGCGGACGCCGTACGGTGGGTCGGACCGACGACCCCGCAGTCGATGGCAAAATGGGGCCATGAAGGTACGTGTGCTTGTGGTCGACGACGACACCGCTCTCGCCGAGATGATCGGCATCGTGCTGCGGTCCGAGGGGTTCGACCCGGTGTTCTGTGCGGACGGGGACCTCGCCCTGGCGACGTTCCGCAGCACCCAGCCGGACCTCGTCCTGCTGGACCTCATGCTGCCCGGCAAGGACGGCACCGAGGTGTGCCGCCTGATCCGTGCGGAGTCGGGGGTGCCGGTCATCATGCTCACGGCCAAGAGCGACACGGTCGACGTCGTCCTGGGGCTGGAGTCGGGCGCCGACGACTACATCTCCAAGCCGTTCAAGCCCAAGGAGCTCGTGGCGCGGATCCGGGCGCGCCTGCGCCGGTCGGACGAGCCCGCGCCCGAGCACCTGGCGATCGGTGACGTCGAGATCGACGTGACGGGCCACCGGGTCACGCGCGACGGCCGCCCCATCGCGCTGACGCCCCTCGAGTTCGACCTCCTGGTCGCGCTCGCCCGCAAGCCCTGGCAGGTCTTCACGCGCGAGGTCCTCCTCGAGAAGGTCTGGGGCTACCGGCACGCGGCGGACACGCGCCTGGTCAACGTCCACGTGCAGCGGCTGCGGTCGAAGGTCGAGCACGACCCGGAGAACCCGGAGATCGTCCTGACTGTCCGCGGCGTCGGGTACAAGGCGGGCGCGGCGCGCGGGTGAGCGCTCCGTCGCTGCGCGTGCGGGTGGGGCGGTCGCTGCGCCGTGCCCGACGGCGCGTGCGCGCCGCGGTCGGGCGACTCACCTGGCGCGCCCGGTCGTCGATGCAGCTGCGCGTGGTCGGCACCGCGCTCGTCGTCGGGGTGATCACGGTCGCGGCGCTCGGCGCGTACCTGTCGAGCACGATGCGTGACGGGTTGTTCGACCAGCGGCTCGAGCAGATCAACGTCGAGAGCGCCAACTCGATCCAGCAGGCGCAGAGCCTGTTCACGGCCTCGGTGTCCAAGACCAAGGACTCCGAGATCCAGACGCTCCTGCTCGACGTGCACAACGCCCTGCGCACGAGCGGCAGCCCCGACCGCAAGATCTTCCTCATGCGGCCCGAGGGGGCGCCGTCGCGCCTCAACGACGTGAGCACCGACAACCAGCTCGCGAGCCTGGTCTCCGACGAGCTCCGCGACGCGGTCATGGAGAGCGACGGCCGTGAGCTCCAGTCGGTCGCGATCCCCCGAGACCCGTCCGACCCGAACTCGCCCGTCGACCCCGGGGTGCTCGTGGGGTCGAAGGTCCAGGTGCCGACGGTGGGCACGTACGAGCTCTACTTCCTCTACACGCTCGCGCCCGAGCAGGAGACCCTCTCGTTCCTGCAGCGCACCCTGGTCGTCGGTGCGGTGTTCGTCGTGGGCATCCTGGGGCTCATCACCTGGGTCGTGACGCGTCAGGCGGTCCAGCCGGTCCGCAACGCCGCGGGGGTCGCCGAGCGGCTCGCGGACGGGCACCTCAACGAACGCCTCCCCGTCAAGGGGCACGACGAGCTCGCGACGCTCGCCCGCTCGTTCAACGAGATGGCGGAGAGCCTGCAGCTCCAGATCGGTCGGATGGAGGAGCTCTCGCTCCTGCAGCGTCGCTTCGTGTCCGACGTCTCCCACGAGCTGCGCACGCCGCTCACGACGATCCGGATGGCGGGCGAGGTCCTGCACGCCTCGCGCGACGACTTCGACCCTGCGTCGAAGCGGTCGGCCGAGCTGCTCCAGACCCAGCTCGACAGGTTCGAGGACCTCCTGGCCGACCTGCTGGAGATCAGCCGCTTCGACGCGGGGGCCGCCCAGCTCGACGCCGAGCGTCGTGACGTGCGCGACGTCGTCAACGCGGCCGTCGAGCTCGCCGCGCCGCTCGCGGAGCGCAAGGGCGTGTGGATGTCGGTGCACCTCCCGGACGAGGCCGTGACCGCGGACGTGGACCCGCGTCGGGTCGAACGGATCGTGCGCAACCTCGTGGTCAACGCGATCGAGCACGCCGAGGAGAAGCCCGTCGAGATCACGGTGGCCCACGACCGGTACGCGGCCGCGGTCGTGGTCCGCGACCACGGCGTCGGGATGACCCAGGAGGAGGCGCTGCACGTGTTCGACCGCTTCTGGCGGGCCGACCCGGCGCGCGCGCGCACGACCGGGGGGACCGGGCTCGGCCTCGCGATCTCGCTCGAGGACGCGCACCTGCACGGCGGGTGGCTCGAGGTCTGGGGCCGGCCGGGACAAGGGGCCGCCTTCCGGCTCACCCTGCCGTTGCGCGCCGGGATCCGGCTCGAGGCCTCACCGCTCCCGCTGGTCCCGGAGGAACCGACCCACGGTCGCGGCTTCCGCCCGCCGACCGGACAGATCGAGCGGGTCGAGGACCCCACCGAGGGGACCACGAGCCCCTCGGCCCTGCCCGTGCTGCCCGACGAGAACCTCACGTTCGTCCGTCAGGGCGGCGTCCCCGAACGGCCCGGCACGTCCGCAGACCAGGAGCAGGCACGATGACCGACCGACGACGTCGCAGGTCCGCGGGTGCCCTCGGTGCGGGGCTCGTCGTGGCGGCCCTCGCGCTGTCCGGCTGCGCGTCGATCCCCACCTCCGGCCCGGTGATCCGCGGCAGCGACGTGGTCCAGGGGTACAACGCGCCGGGGCTGCGCGCGCGGGGACCCGTCGCGGGCGACGACCCGCTGCGCATCGTGTCGGGCTTCCTCACCGCACAGGCCGCGGGGCCGGCCGGCGACTTCGACGTCGCCCAGGAGTTCCTCACGGACGCGGGTGCCTGGAGCTGGGACTCGCAGGTCCTGGTCTTCGACGGGGACCTCGACCTGACCATGGACAAGGAAGCCATGAAGACGGGGCAGGTCACGGTCACGGGCAGCGCGACCGTGGTCGGGGCCCTCGACAAGCGCGGTGTGTACACCGAGGACGTCCCCGGCGGGGCGGGCGCCGTCCCGGTCTCGTTCGGGCTGGTGCGCCAGGGTGACGGGCAGTGGCGGATCGAGACGGCCGAGGACGGTCTGCTGCTCTCCGAGAGCAGTTTCCAGGCGGCCTTCCGACAGACCCGCCTGTACTTCCCGTCGACCGACCGCGAGGTGCTGGTCCCCGACGACCGCTGGTTCCCCAACAGGGGATGGCAGGCGAGCGCCGTGACGGAGATCCTGGTCGGTCCGGTCGAGTGGCTGCGGGGGTCGACCGCTCCCGTGGTTCCCGAGGGGACGCGGCTGAGCATCGACGCCGTGCCGAGCGTGGGCGGTGTCTCCGAGGTCCGGTTGACGGACACGATCTCGCTCGCGCCCCCCGAGGACCGCGCCCTGCTCAAGGCCCAGCTCGAGGCGACGCTGTTCGACGCGTTGCCGCTCACCGTCAACCTCTATCGCGGGGAGGACCTGCTGAGCACCCCTACGGGCGGGGCGGTGCCGATCAAGGCAGTGACCGAGGGCAGCGAGGTCGTCGCCGCGCAGGGCGAGGTCAAGGCGCTCGACGGCGGAGCGGAGGAGGCGACGTCGTTGTCCCCCGCGGTCTCGCTCGCCGGGACCACGGCGACCGCCCTGGCACAGGGCAGCAACGCGCGTCCGCTCGTGGTCCGCGACGGCACGGACCGTCTCGTGCGGCTCGCGACCAAGAACCTGCCCGACGTCCAGCTCCTGGCCGGGGAGGACCTCCTGGCGCCGAGCGTCGACCGGTTCGGCGGGGTGTGGTCCGGTCCCCGGGTGCAGGCGGGCACCCTGCAGGTCGTCCGTGCGGACCTCGCGGAGGCGGGCGACCCCGTCACGGTCGAGGCGCCGTGGTTGGCCGGGCGGACCGTGCAGTCGATCCGGGTCGCGCACGACGGGGCCCGGATCGCGGTGGTCAGCTCGGACGGCACCAGTACCCGGGTGGAGGTCGCCGGCATCGTGCGCGACGAGAAGGACGTCCCGACGGGGCTCTCGGAACCTTTCCGGGTCGGCGCCCCGATCACCTCGGCCTCGCAGGTCGTGTGGGCCGACGAGACGACGCTCGCGGTCCTGGGGACCGACGACACGGAGGCCGCGCCCACGGTCCACCTCGTCCTGGTCGGTGGCGAGACCACGAGGCTGTCGCCGGTCGCGGGCGCGACGGCGATCAGCGCGGGCGACGGCGACCGGACGGTCCAGGTCCTCACCCAGGACGGGACCCTGTTCGGTCGCAGCCGGTCGGGTGCGGTCTGGGAGAAGCGGATCGAGGGCGTCGCGCTGCCCACGTTCCCGGGCTGAGCGGGCACCGGCCGCTCGTCGGGACGGGGCCGGGCGGGACGGGGCCGGGCGCGACGGGGCCTGGCGCGACGGGGCGACCCGTGCACAGACCCGCCCCGGGCGCCGGCGTCCACAGGTCGCACCTGGGCGGCCGGCAGGGGGACGCCCCGACCGGCAGGATCGGCCCGTGCCCCCGGACCCTCACGACCGCGTCCACCGTCTCGCTGCGGCCCTGACGACCGTGTGCGGCTGGTGGCGGACGCTCGCGCGCCTGCTCGTCCCGGTCGAGTGCCCCGGCTGCGGCGCCCAGGACGTCGTGCTCTGCCCCGCGTGCGCCGGGCTCCTGGAAGGAGCCCCGGCACGTCGGGAGGCCGACGCCCCGCGCCTGGACCGGGTGGACGGGACCCCGCCGCTCCCGGTGTGGGCGCTCGCGCCGTACGCAGGCCCGCTCCGGGGCGTCGTGGTCGCGTGGAAGGACAAGGGGCGTCACGACCTCGCGGCCCTCCTCGGTGGGGCCGTGCACCGTGCTGGGCGCGCCGTCGCCCCCTGGGTGCGTGATGCCCTCGGGCCACCGCCGCCTGCTCGGCCCCGTGCTGCTGCGCGCATCCTGGTCGTGCCCGCACCCTCGTCCGCCGCGGCCCGTCGCGCACGGGGCGCCGAGCCCGTCCAGGGGCTCGCCAGGGCCCTCGCGCGTGGCCTCGTGGAGGCCGGGGTCGACGCGGTCGCGGCGCCCGTCCTGGCGCAGCGGGGACGGCGAGGACGGGACCAGGTGGGCCTGGGGGCGAGGGGCCGTGGCGCGCGCCTCGGGGGCGTCCGTCTCACCCGCGGTGGGGCGCGCCGGAACACCCCACGA
This region of Oerskovia jenensis genomic DNA includes:
- the mtrA gene encoding MtrAB system response regulator MtrA, which produces MKVRVLVVDDDTALAEMIGIVLRSEGFDPVFCADGDLALATFRSTQPDLVLLDLMLPGKDGTEVCRLIRAESGVPVIMLTAKSDTVDVVLGLESGADDYISKPFKPKELVARIRARLRRSDEPAPEHLAIGDVEIDVTGHRVTRDGRPIALTPLEFDLLVALARKPWQVFTREVLLEKVWGYRHAADTRLVNVHVQRLRSKVEHDPENPEIVLTVRGVGYKAGAARG
- the mtrB gene encoding MtrAB system histidine kinase MtrB encodes the protein MSAPSLRVRVGRSLRRARRRVRAAVGRLTWRARSSMQLRVVGTALVVGVITVAALGAYLSSTMRDGLFDQRLEQINVESANSIQQAQSLFTASVSKTKDSEIQTLLLDVHNALRTSGSPDRKIFLMRPEGAPSRLNDVSTDNQLASLVSDELRDAVMESDGRELQSVAIPRDPSDPNSPVDPGVLVGSKVQVPTVGTYELYFLYTLAPEQETLSFLQRTLVVGAVFVVGILGLITWVVTRQAVQPVRNAAGVAERLADGHLNERLPVKGHDELATLARSFNEMAESLQLQIGRMEELSLLQRRFVSDVSHELRTPLTTIRMAGEVLHASRDDFDPASKRSAELLQTQLDRFEDLLADLLEISRFDAGAAQLDAERRDVRDVVNAAVELAAPLAERKGVWMSVHLPDEAVTADVDPRRVERIVRNLVVNAIEHAEEKPVEITVAHDRYAAAVVVRDHGVGMTQEEALHVFDRFWRADPARARTTGGTGLGLAISLEDAHLHGGWLEVWGRPGQGAAFRLTLPLRAGIRLEASPLPLVPEEPTHGRGFRPPTGQIERVEDPTEGTTSPSALPVLPDENLTFVRQGGVPERPGTSADQEQAR
- a CDS encoding DUF4350 domain-containing protein — its product is MTTGLDAPPPPVSAPDAAGAAVTTAYLPVRVMGDGTTAGSRAARRWRAARWPLAVILLIAIVAGLAALSRPAVSSTPLAPDNAGPNGARAVAQVLGDQGVEVGYVTTTADAVARADAGTTLLVTSDLNLLPEQVDALLATEADLVLLEPGYDLLESATDGTASLGDDWSSPDSLRSPQCTDPDAVAAEEIRSTGFGFTANGPGSVVCFPGDDSPPDTGAYLVHEGERRVVAFDDARLVTNARVDQDGNAALVLRSLGRHETLTWFVPDLLDTSSTGDSSVGAAVLPPWVSIVLVQLLVVALFAALWRGRRLGPLVTEDLPVVVRASETTRGRGRLYRRSRSRGHAAAGLRAHSADRMASRLGLPRSAAAPALIDAIVRATHRPAEQVAHLLYGPPPADDAALLELARHLDQLESEVFHP
- a CDS encoding DUF58 domain-containing protein, producing the protein MALTWRAVALAALGVVAVLVVPSYGTVLLWALVVVALCALDVTLAASPRQVAVERRVPGSVRLTGRATSQLVVTNLTGRRLRAVVRDAWAPSAGAGRNRHPVDLPPGESARLLTALVPTRRGDREAGAVTIRSAGPLGLAARQVSLEVPGRLRVLPEFASRRHLPSRLARLREMDGRSAVQVRGEGTEFDSLREYVIGDDVRSIDWRASARRADMVVRTWRPERDRRVLIVLDTSRTSAARIGDEPRLDASIEAALLLSALAGRAGDRVELIAYDRGVRARVAGAAGPRLMPALADALAPVQPALLETDWPGLVGAVHQRLSQRALVVLLTTLDPAAVETGLLPVVGQLASTHQVVVASVADPEVATLRAARGSSVEVYDAAAAARVELERTAVRTVLSRKAVEVVEGLPEELAPRLADTYLALKAAGRL
- a CDS encoding DUF4129 domain-containing protein; this translates as MTGALPASLAAWAAVAPARLVLPRGVGTDVPVVPDADTARQWLKEELLDPAYVDQPSLLMRFIDWVTGLFTDVRVLDVNPVLASLVIVALVLGVAVVAYVVTGPVRLSRKARPSVAVFDDDERSAKDLRDAADAAASAGDWPTAVVERYRAVVRSLEERVILDPRPGRTAHEAADEAAVRLPALSDRLGAGARLFDDVRYGKVSVGPAADQVLRELDAATLATTPTPSAHLPGGPGSDVDPSPSAAPAPTPSGGSR
- a CDS encoding AAA family ATPase produces the protein MTHHPEGSNPYQQPADRYAPPQAPSPQSAPPVPAHPQGQAEPPAQPPAYGAPVPPAPAAPAPPTVADAPAQAAPSGPSHELRAALAAVRTEVGKAVVGQDAAVTSLLIAMLCKGHVLLEGVPGVAKTLLVRTLAASLDLDTKRVQFTPDLMPGDVTGSLVYDARTAEFSFREGPVFTNLLLADEINRTPPKTQASLLEAMEERQVSVDGTPRFLPDPFLVIATQNPVEYEGTYPLPEAQLDRFLLKLVLPLPERDQEIEVLARHAAGFNPRDLAAAGVRPVAGREVLDRARAEVAQVQVSREVLGYAVDLCRATRHSPSLSLGVSPRGATALLATSRAWAWLSGRGYVTPDDVKALAHPTLRHRVQLRPEAELEGVTAESVLDTVLASVPVPR
- a CDS encoding LpqB family beta-propeller domain-containing protein, with product MTDRRRRRSAGALGAGLVVAALALSGCASIPTSGPVIRGSDVVQGYNAPGLRARGPVAGDDPLRIVSGFLTAQAAGPAGDFDVAQEFLTDAGAWSWDSQVLVFDGDLDLTMDKEAMKTGQVTVTGSATVVGALDKRGVYTEDVPGGAGAVPVSFGLVRQGDGQWRIETAEDGLLLSESSFQAAFRQTRLYFPSTDREVLVPDDRWFPNRGWQASAVTEILVGPVEWLRGSTAPVVPEGTRLSIDAVPSVGGVSEVRLTDTISLAPPEDRALLKAQLEATLFDALPLTVNLYRGEDLLSTPTGGAVPIKAVTEGSEVVAAQGEVKALDGGAEEATSLSPAVSLAGTTATALAQGSNARPLVVRDGTDRLVRLATKNLPDVQLLAGEDLLAPSVDRFGGVWSGPRVQAGTLQVVRADLAEAGDPVTVEAPWLAGRTVQSIRVAHDGARIAVVSSDGTSTRVEVAGIVRDEKDVPTGLSEPFRVGAPITSASQVVWADETTLAVLGTDDTEAAPTVHLVLVGGETTRLSPVAGATAISAGDGDRTVQVLTQDGTLFGRSRSGAVWEKRIEGVALPTFPG
- a CDS encoding ComF family protein, with the protein product MPPDPHDRVHRLAAALTTVCGWWRTLARLLVPVECPGCGAQDVVLCPACAGLLEGAPARREADAPRLDRVDGTPPLPVWALAPYAGPLRGVVVAWKDKGRHDLAALLGGAVHRAGRAVAPWVRDALGPPPPARPRAAARILVVPAPSSAAARRARGAEPVQGLARALARGLVEAGVDAVAAPVLAQRGRRGRDQVGLGARGRGARLGGVRLTRGGARRNTPRPGATCLLVDDVLTTGATLAACERALEDAGARVLGALVLAATPPPRRADAAREVHLPEMLPLPTGGG